A stretch of Stenotrophomonas indicatrix DNA encodes these proteins:
- a CDS encoding retropepsin-like aspartic protease family protein codes for MTAHSKLPRDRAMSVAALCLLLSLPCWAGPLSADDARERLREAADGNLSALADASAVLPAPWPLLAQARQAAAQLHERQAISLAEAFIAQRGGGTCDTALAQRVIADAAFAAADYARAAAAAQASLHVLARCPADRDAVEGSQTLATLAAALASAPPQRVQQYTPAPTAFARDKVGLPRASVLINGRAQESVLDTGANLSVISSSTAQRLGLQIGDEAAVGSSSRRTVATRVAIADRLQLAGLDLRNVVFLVLDDAQLDMPMPGGYHIDAIIGFPVLRAMGRIRFGGDGQLQPQPGAGAADLPRNLALAGSDLFVDARIGGIEVPMHLDSGASSSSLSAHFARAHPQVLKGLAVTRQRLAGAGGSSERAVAQWPQVTVQIGGQRAMLPSLAITLQDPTEVSVRNQGVLGWDVLAAFPAWTLDFDHMRLELEGISTREAATSVTTPL; via the coding sequence ATGACTGCACATTCCAAGCTGCCGCGCGACCGCGCCATGTCGGTGGCAGCGCTCTGCCTGCTGCTGTCCCTGCCCTGCTGGGCGGGCCCGCTCTCCGCCGATGATGCGCGGGAGCGCCTGCGGGAGGCGGCCGACGGCAACCTGTCTGCGTTGGCCGATGCCTCGGCCGTGCTGCCCGCGCCGTGGCCGTTGCTGGCACAGGCACGGCAGGCAGCGGCGCAACTGCATGAGCGGCAGGCGATCAGCCTGGCCGAGGCCTTCATTGCCCAGCGCGGCGGTGGCACCTGCGATACCGCGCTGGCGCAGCGGGTCATCGCCGATGCGGCTTTCGCTGCGGCCGACTACGCGCGCGCCGCAGCCGCGGCGCAGGCATCCCTGCACGTGCTCGCACGCTGCCCTGCCGACCGCGATGCAGTGGAGGGCAGCCAGACCCTGGCGACACTGGCCGCTGCACTGGCAAGCGCGCCGCCGCAGCGCGTGCAGCAGTACACGCCTGCGCCCACGGCATTCGCGCGCGACAAGGTCGGCCTGCCGCGCGCATCGGTGCTCATCAACGGCCGTGCGCAGGAATCGGTGCTCGATACCGGCGCCAATCTATCGGTGATCTCCTCCAGCACTGCGCAGCGGCTCGGCCTGCAGATCGGCGACGAGGCCGCAGTGGGCAGTTCGAGCCGGCGCACCGTGGCCACCCGTGTGGCCATCGCCGACCGCCTGCAGTTGGCCGGGCTGGACCTGCGCAATGTGGTGTTCCTGGTGCTGGACGATGCACAGCTGGACATGCCGATGCCCGGCGGCTACCACATCGACGCGATCATCGGCTTCCCGGTGCTGCGCGCGATGGGCCGGATCCGCTTCGGCGGCGATGGCCAGCTGCAACCGCAACCGGGTGCCGGCGCGGCCGACCTGCCGCGCAACCTGGCGCTGGCGGGCAGCGATCTGTTCGTCGACGCACGCATCGGCGGCATCGAGGTGCCCATGCACCTGGACAGCGGCGCCAGCAGCTCGTCCCTGTCGGCCCATTTCGCCCGCGCACATCCGCAGGTGCTGAAGGGCCTGGCGGTAACGCGCCAGCGCCTGGCCGGCGCCGGCGGCAGCAGCGAACGCGCAGTGGCACAGTGGCCACAGGTTACGGTGCAGATCGGCGGGCAGCGCGCGATGCTGCCGTCGCTGGCGATCACCCTTCAGGATCCAACCGAGGTGAGCGTGCGCAACCAGGGTGTGCTCGGCTGGGATGTACTGGCCGCCTTCCCGGCCTGGACCCTCGATTTCGATCACATGCGGCTGGAGCTGGAAGGCATCAGCACGCGTGAAGCCGCAACGTCGGTCACAACACCGTTGTGA
- a CDS encoding helix-turn-helix domain-containing protein has protein sequence MGSIVIRLDVMLALRKVRSRELAQHVGITESNLSLLKSGRVRGVRFDTLARICEYLQCQPGDLLVYDPDAEGDAPGDEE, from the coding sequence ATGGGAAGCATCGTCATCCGCCTCGATGTCATGCTGGCGCTGCGCAAGGTGCGCTCGCGCGAGCTGGCGCAGCATGTGGGCATCACCGAATCGAACCTGTCGCTGCTCAAGTCCGGGCGCGTGCGCGGCGTGCGCTTCGACACGCTAGCGCGGATCTGCGAGTACCTGCAGTGTCAGCCCGGAGACCTGCTGGTCTACGACCCGGACGCCGAGGGCGATGCCCCCGGCGATGAAGAATGA
- a CDS encoding GNAT family N-acetyltransferase, which produces MIHIPVLETPRLRLRAQCLDDFPVYAAFLASPRARGMGGPFAEVAAWGQFCHDLASWHLFGHGALMIERRDTGECIGQVGINHGPLFPEQELGWLLYAGQEGQGFASEAAAALRDWAFVVRGLPTLVSYMAADNHASQAVAVRLGGVLDAQAVRSDPDDLVFRYPR; this is translated from the coding sequence ATGATCCACATCCCAGTGCTGGAGACACCGCGCCTGCGCCTGCGCGCGCAATGCCTTGATGACTTCCCGGTGTATGCCGCGTTCCTGGCCTCGCCCCGTGCGCGCGGCATGGGCGGGCCGTTCGCCGAGGTCGCCGCGTGGGGGCAGTTCTGCCATGACCTGGCCAGCTGGCATCTGTTCGGCCACGGCGCGTTGATGATCGAGCGCCGCGACACGGGCGAGTGCATCGGCCAGGTCGGCATCAACCATGGCCCGCTGTTTCCGGAACAGGAACTGGGCTGGTTGCTGTATGCCGGGCAGGAAGGGCAGGGTTTCGCCAGCGAGGCGGCGGCGGCGCTGCGTGATTGGGCGTTCGTGGTGCGCGGATTGCCGACGCTGGTGAGCTACATGGCAGCGGACAACCACGCCTCGCAGGCAGTGGCGGTCCGCCTCGGCGGCGTGTTGGATGCGCAGGCGGTGCGCAGCGATCCGGATGACCTGGTGTTCCGCTATCCGCGCTGA
- a CDS encoding pyridoxamine 5'-phosphate oxidase family protein — protein MTTLTLPELAKKMAGIDFTMLQTHAGGQIAGRPMSNNGDVDYDGDSWFFTMENTDMVREISADPNVALGLTGSKSLLGKPPLFVHVQGRAALIRDRATMAQHWVKDLERWFEQGVDTPGLVLIHVHASRIHYWDGEDEGEIVV, from the coding sequence ATGACCACGCTCACCCTTCCCGAACTGGCCAAGAAAATGGCCGGCATCGATTTCACCATGCTGCAGACCCATGCCGGCGGCCAGATCGCTGGCCGCCCGATGAGCAACAACGGCGATGTGGACTACGACGGCGACAGCTGGTTCTTCACCATGGAAAACACCGATATGGTGCGCGAGATCAGCGCCGACCCGAACGTGGCGCTGGGCCTGACCGGCAGCAAGTCGCTGCTGGGCAAGCCACCGCTGTTCGTGCACGTGCAGGGCAGGGCAGCGCTGATCCGCGATCGCGCCACGATGGCCCAGCATTGGGTGAAGGACCTGGAGCGGTGGTTCGAGCAGGGCGTGGATACGCCGGGTCTGGTGCTGATCCACGTACACGCCAGCCGCATCCATTACTGGGATGGCGAGGACGAAGGCGAGATCGTGGTCTGA